A portion of the Acanthopagrus latus isolate v.2019 chromosome 21, fAcaLat1.1, whole genome shotgun sequence genome contains these proteins:
- the ranbp3b gene encoding ran-binding protein 3b isoform X2: protein MCSPPLKHLCLNLYYLRGGLWVCERRSKMADLANEDKPAIAPPVFVFQKDKAQKRSAEGSSAEDGEDSDKDEGSYIPPVKRERTSSFPPPHSVPKNNVFMPSSFCQSPTGNSDSEPEEKPMGFRLKPPTLIHGQAPSSGVPSQKPKEQQRSVLRPAVLQAPPSKSHIESNSSCGTNGVKKSSDGAPGAQSLFLNNTEHSASLAKSLKHENEEDGASGNKDGGGIEKKEADVAISFVFGQNIKDRAKLEENSTEGKSKDGVPLDSQSEGTNYFLQYISTPSSKNATNSTDSGAKFVFGQNMSERVLSPPKGESSNEENKEVSAPPASEPSSQETTPEKVNSVSESLEESAAAYTKATAKKCILEKVDVKTGEESESNVLQMQCKLYVFEKTAQSWIERGRGLLRLNDMASTDDGTLQSRLVMRTQGSLRLILNTKLWPQMQVDKASEKSVRITAMDTEDQGVKVFLISGSSKDVGQLAAALHHRILALKSRAEQEPETPTTTIPEAEVPQSNEDDSDEEDNASASASASTPATSNSEGGESQAAGST, encoded by the exons ATGTGCTCGCCGCCACTGAAACATCTCTGCCTCAACTTGTATTATCTGCGCGGTGGGTTGTGGGTGTGTGAGCGTCGAAGTAAAATGGCGGACTTGGCAAACGAAG ACAAGCCTGCCATAGCGCcccctgtgtttgttttccaaaaagATAAAGCACAGAAG CGATCTGCGGAGGGCTCAAGTGCAGAGGATGGAGAAG ATTCAGATAAAGACGAGGGAAGCTATATCCCCCCTGTGAAAAGGGAAAGGACCTCATCGTTCCCACCCCCACATTCTG TTCCCAAGAACAATGTATTCATGCCCTCAAGTTTCTGCCAGTCTCCGACTGGGAACTCTGACTCTGAGCCAG AGGAGAAGCCTATGGGATTCCGTTTAAAGCCACCAACTCTCATACATGGACAGGCACCAAGTTCAG GTGTCCCAAGTCAGAAACCTAAGGAACAGCAACGCAGTGTCCTCCGCCCTGCAGTTCTCCAGGCACCACCCTCTAAATCACATATAGAGTCCA ATTCCAGCTGTGGAACCAATGGTGTGAAAAAGTCATCAGATGGGGCACCTGGGGCCCAGTCCCTCTTCCTGAACAACACAGAGCACTCAGCCTCCTTGGCCAAGTCACTG aaacatgaaaatgaggaaGATGGAGCAAGTGGTAACAAAGATGGAGGCGGAATAGAGAAGAAGGAGGCAGATGTAGCAATATCTTTTGTGTTTGGTCAGAATATCAAAGACAGAGCAAAG TTGGAAGAGAACAGTACAGAAGGCAAGTCAAAGGATGGTGTGCCACTGGACTCGCAATCAGAGGGCACTAATTATTTCTTACAGTACATCTCTACCCCAAG TTCAAAAAATGCCACAAACAGTACAGACAGTGGGGCAAAATTTGTATTTGGGCAGAACATGTCCGAACGAGTCCTG agtCCCCCGAAGGGTGAGTCCTCaaatgaggaaaataaagaagttTCAGCTCCCCCAGCTTCAGAGCCATCATCACAGGAAACCACCCCAGAGAAGG TGAACAGTGTGTCAGAGTCTTTGGAGGAGTCTGCAGCAGCTTACACCAAAGCCACAGCCAAGAAGTGCATCTTAGAGAAGGTCGATGTCAAAACTGGAGAAGAATCAGAAAGCAATGTTTTACAG ATGCAGTGCAAGTTATATGTATTTGAGAAGACTGCTCAGTCGTGGATAGAGAGAGGTCGAGGTTTGCTGAGGCTCAACGACATGGCATCAACAGACGACGGCACGCTACAGTCTCGTTTAG TGATGAGGACCCAGGGCAGCCTCCGGTTGATCCTCAACACTAAACTTTGGCCCCAGATGCAGGTGGACAAGGCCAGCGAGAAGAGCGTACGAATCACTGCCATGGACACAGAGGACCAAGGGGTCAAGGTCTTCCTAATATCG gGTAGCTCTAAGGACGTAGGTCAACTGGCTGCAGCGTTACATCACCGTATCTTAGCCCTGAAGAGCAGGGCAGAGCAAGAGCCTGAGACTCCAACAACAACCATCCCTGAGGCTGAGGTACCGCAGTCCAACGAGGATGACAGCGATGAGGAAGACAATGCCTCTGCCTCAGCTTCCGCCTCCACTCCTGCTACAA GTAattcagagggaggagagagccaGGCAGCAGGAAGCACATAG
- the ranbp3b gene encoding ran-binding protein 3b isoform X1 gives MCSPPLKHLCLNLYYLRGGLWVCERRSKMADLANEDKPAIAPPVFVFQKDKAQKRSAEGSSAEDGEDSDKDEGSYIPPVKRERTSSFPPPHSVPKNNVFMPSSFCQSPTGNSDSEPEEKPMGFRLKPPTLIHGQAPSSGVPSQKPKEQQRSVLRPAVLQAPPSKSHIESNSSCGTNGVKKSSDGAPGAQSLFLNNTEHSASLAKSLKHENEEDGASGNKDGGGIEKKEADVAISFVFGQNIKDRAKLEENSTEGKSKDGVPLDSQSEGTNYFLQYISTPSSKNATNSTDSGAKFVFGQNMSERVLSPPKGESSNEENKEVSAPPASEPSSQETTPEKAVNSVSESLEESAAAYTKATAKKCILEKVDVKTGEESESNVLQMQCKLYVFEKTAQSWIERGRGLLRLNDMASTDDGTLQSRLVMRTQGSLRLILNTKLWPQMQVDKASEKSVRITAMDTEDQGVKVFLISGSSKDVGQLAAALHHRILALKSRAEQEPETPTTTIPEAEVPQSNEDDSDEEDNASASASASTPATSNSEGGESQAAGST, from the exons ATGTGCTCGCCGCCACTGAAACATCTCTGCCTCAACTTGTATTATCTGCGCGGTGGGTTGTGGGTGTGTGAGCGTCGAAGTAAAATGGCGGACTTGGCAAACGAAG ACAAGCCTGCCATAGCGCcccctgtgtttgttttccaaaaagATAAAGCACAGAAG CGATCTGCGGAGGGCTCAAGTGCAGAGGATGGAGAAG ATTCAGATAAAGACGAGGGAAGCTATATCCCCCCTGTGAAAAGGGAAAGGACCTCATCGTTCCCACCCCCACATTCTG TTCCCAAGAACAATGTATTCATGCCCTCAAGTTTCTGCCAGTCTCCGACTGGGAACTCTGACTCTGAGCCAG AGGAGAAGCCTATGGGATTCCGTTTAAAGCCACCAACTCTCATACATGGACAGGCACCAAGTTCAG GTGTCCCAAGTCAGAAACCTAAGGAACAGCAACGCAGTGTCCTCCGCCCTGCAGTTCTCCAGGCACCACCCTCTAAATCACATATAGAGTCCA ATTCCAGCTGTGGAACCAATGGTGTGAAAAAGTCATCAGATGGGGCACCTGGGGCCCAGTCCCTCTTCCTGAACAACACAGAGCACTCAGCCTCCTTGGCCAAGTCACTG aaacatgaaaatgaggaaGATGGAGCAAGTGGTAACAAAGATGGAGGCGGAATAGAGAAGAAGGAGGCAGATGTAGCAATATCTTTTGTGTTTGGTCAGAATATCAAAGACAGAGCAAAG TTGGAAGAGAACAGTACAGAAGGCAAGTCAAAGGATGGTGTGCCACTGGACTCGCAATCAGAGGGCACTAATTATTTCTTACAGTACATCTCTACCCCAAG TTCAAAAAATGCCACAAACAGTACAGACAGTGGGGCAAAATTTGTATTTGGGCAGAACATGTCCGAACGAGTCCTG agtCCCCCGAAGGGTGAGTCCTCaaatgaggaaaataaagaagttTCAGCTCCCCCAGCTTCAGAGCCATCATCACAGGAAACCACCCCAGAGAAGG CAGTGAACAGTGTGTCAGAGTCTTTGGAGGAGTCTGCAGCAGCTTACACCAAAGCCACAGCCAAGAAGTGCATCTTAGAGAAGGTCGATGTCAAAACTGGAGAAGAATCAGAAAGCAATGTTTTACAG ATGCAGTGCAAGTTATATGTATTTGAGAAGACTGCTCAGTCGTGGATAGAGAGAGGTCGAGGTTTGCTGAGGCTCAACGACATGGCATCAACAGACGACGGCACGCTACAGTCTCGTTTAG TGATGAGGACCCAGGGCAGCCTCCGGTTGATCCTCAACACTAAACTTTGGCCCCAGATGCAGGTGGACAAGGCCAGCGAGAAGAGCGTACGAATCACTGCCATGGACACAGAGGACCAAGGGGTCAAGGTCTTCCTAATATCG gGTAGCTCTAAGGACGTAGGTCAACTGGCTGCAGCGTTACATCACCGTATCTTAGCCCTGAAGAGCAGGGCAGAGCAAGAGCCTGAGACTCCAACAACAACCATCCCTGAGGCTGAGGTACCGCAGTCCAACGAGGATGACAGCGATGAGGAAGACAATGCCTCTGCCTCAGCTTCCGCCTCCACTCCTGCTACAA GTAattcagagggaggagagagccaGGCAGCAGGAAGCACATAG
- the ranbp3b gene encoding ran-binding protein 3b isoform X3, which yields MADLANEDKAQKRSAEGSSAEDGEDSDKDEGSYIPPVKRERTSSFPPPHSVPKNNVFMPSSFCQSPTGNSDSEPEEKPMGFRLKPPTLIHGQAPSSGVPSQKPKEQQRSVLRPAVLQAPPSKSHIESNSSCGTNGVKKSSDGAPGAQSLFLNNTEHSASLAKSLKHENEEDGASGNKDGGGIEKKEADVAISFVFGQNIKDRAKLEENSTEGKSKDGVPLDSQSEGTNYFLQYISTPSSKNATNSTDSGAKFVFGQNMSERVLSPPKGESSNEENKEVSAPPASEPSSQETTPEKAVNSVSESLEESAAAYTKATAKKCILEKVDVKTGEESESNVLQMQCKLYVFEKTAQSWIERGRGLLRLNDMASTDDGTLQSRLVMRTQGSLRLILNTKLWPQMQVDKASEKSVRITAMDTEDQGVKVFLISGSSKDVGQLAAALHHRILALKSRAEQEPETPTTTIPEAEVPQSNEDDSDEEDNASASASASTPATSNSEGGESQAAGST from the exons ATGGCGGACTTGGCAAACGAAG ATAAAGCACAGAAG CGATCTGCGGAGGGCTCAAGTGCAGAGGATGGAGAAG ATTCAGATAAAGACGAGGGAAGCTATATCCCCCCTGTGAAAAGGGAAAGGACCTCATCGTTCCCACCCCCACATTCTG TTCCCAAGAACAATGTATTCATGCCCTCAAGTTTCTGCCAGTCTCCGACTGGGAACTCTGACTCTGAGCCAG AGGAGAAGCCTATGGGATTCCGTTTAAAGCCACCAACTCTCATACATGGACAGGCACCAAGTTCAG GTGTCCCAAGTCAGAAACCTAAGGAACAGCAACGCAGTGTCCTCCGCCCTGCAGTTCTCCAGGCACCACCCTCTAAATCACATATAGAGTCCA ATTCCAGCTGTGGAACCAATGGTGTGAAAAAGTCATCAGATGGGGCACCTGGGGCCCAGTCCCTCTTCCTGAACAACACAGAGCACTCAGCCTCCTTGGCCAAGTCACTG aaacatgaaaatgaggaaGATGGAGCAAGTGGTAACAAAGATGGAGGCGGAATAGAGAAGAAGGAGGCAGATGTAGCAATATCTTTTGTGTTTGGTCAGAATATCAAAGACAGAGCAAAG TTGGAAGAGAACAGTACAGAAGGCAAGTCAAAGGATGGTGTGCCACTGGACTCGCAATCAGAGGGCACTAATTATTTCTTACAGTACATCTCTACCCCAAG TTCAAAAAATGCCACAAACAGTACAGACAGTGGGGCAAAATTTGTATTTGGGCAGAACATGTCCGAACGAGTCCTG agtCCCCCGAAGGGTGAGTCCTCaaatgaggaaaataaagaagttTCAGCTCCCCCAGCTTCAGAGCCATCATCACAGGAAACCACCCCAGAGAAGG CAGTGAACAGTGTGTCAGAGTCTTTGGAGGAGTCTGCAGCAGCTTACACCAAAGCCACAGCCAAGAAGTGCATCTTAGAGAAGGTCGATGTCAAAACTGGAGAAGAATCAGAAAGCAATGTTTTACAG ATGCAGTGCAAGTTATATGTATTTGAGAAGACTGCTCAGTCGTGGATAGAGAGAGGTCGAGGTTTGCTGAGGCTCAACGACATGGCATCAACAGACGACGGCACGCTACAGTCTCGTTTAG TGATGAGGACCCAGGGCAGCCTCCGGTTGATCCTCAACACTAAACTTTGGCCCCAGATGCAGGTGGACAAGGCCAGCGAGAAGAGCGTACGAATCACTGCCATGGACACAGAGGACCAAGGGGTCAAGGTCTTCCTAATATCG gGTAGCTCTAAGGACGTAGGTCAACTGGCTGCAGCGTTACATCACCGTATCTTAGCCCTGAAGAGCAGGGCAGAGCAAGAGCCTGAGACTCCAACAACAACCATCCCTGAGGCTGAGGTACCGCAGTCCAACGAGGATGACAGCGATGAGGAAGACAATGCCTCTGCCTCAGCTTCCGCCTCCACTCCTGCTACAA GTAattcagagggaggagagagccaGGCAGCAGGAAGCACATAG